The Diospyros lotus cultivar Yz01 chromosome 15, ASM1463336v1, whole genome shotgun sequence genome has a window encoding:
- the LOC127791407 gene encoding external alternative NAD(P)H-ubiquinone oxidoreductase B2, mitochondrial-like: MSGYSFYQRASRAFRDYPSLTKLVVVFTASGGGLIAFSDAKSPHSACAYADAVAVDGDRKKKRVVILGTGWAGTTFLKNLKHPSYDVQVVSPRNYFAFTPLLPSVTTGTVEARSIVEPLRNIVKKKALNVQFREAECYKIDAVNKKVYCRSNQENNLGGVEEFTVDYDYLVIAMGARANTFNTPGVVENCHFLKEVEDAQRIRRTVIDCFERASLPNISEEERKRILHFVIVGGGPAGVEFAAELHDFATEDLAKLYPLIKDDVKITLLEAADHILNMFDKRITAFAEEKFQRDGIDLKTGSMVVKVTDKELSTKVMATGENKSIPYGMVVWATGIGTRPVVMDFMKQIGQGSRRVLATDEWLRVDGCDSIYALGDCATINQRRIMEDIMAIFNKADKNKTGTLTVADFQDVIGDICERYPQVEIYLKRKQLKNFVHLLKDYQGNAQKEIIDIELFKAALSEVDTQMKNLPATAQVAAQQGLYLANCFNRMEEAEKNPEGPLRFRATGRHRFHPFRYKHLGQFAPLGGEQTAAQLPGDWVSIGHSTQWLWYSVYASKQVSWRTRMLVVSDWIKRFVFGRDSSRI; encoded by the exons ATGAGTGGATATTCATTCTACCAGAGGGCCTCTAGAGCCTTTCGTGACTATCCTTCGCTCACGAAGCTTGTCGTTGTCTTCACAGCCAG TGGTGGAGGCTTGATAGCTTTTTCTGATGCCAAATCACCCCATAGCGCTTGTGCCTACGCCGATGCCGTTGCCGTTGATGGTGACCGCAAGAAAAAGAGGGTGGTAATACTCGGAACGGGCTGGGCGGGAACAACTTTTCTGAAAAATCTGAAACATCCTTCCTATGACGTTCAAGTGGTGTCACCTCGTAACTATTTTGCATTTACTCCTTTGTTACCAAGTGTTACAACAGGCACAGTCGAAGCAAGAAGCATTGTGGAACCACTTCGCAACATTGTTAAGAAG AAAGCTTTAAATGTTCAATTCAGGGAGGCTGAATGTTACAAGATAGATGCAGTAAACAAAAAGGTCTACTGTCgatcaaatcaagaaaataaTCTGGGTGGGGTAGAAGAATTTACAGTGGATTATGACTACTTGGTGATAGCCATGGGAGCCCGTGCTAATACATTCAACACTCCCGGTGTCGTGGAGAATTGCCACTTCTTGAAG GAAGTAGAAGATGCTCAGAGAATCCGGAGGACAGTAATTGACTGTTTTGAGAGGGCATCTCTTCCAAATATAAgcgaggaagaaaggaagagaattCTACATTTTGTGATTGTTGGCGGTGGTCCAGCAGGAGTGGAGTTTGCAGCTGAGCTTCATGACTTTGCCACTGAAGATTTGGCCAAGTTATATCCTCTTATTAAAGACGATGTCAAAATAACACTTCTTGAGGCTGCAGATCATATACTAAACAT GTTTGACAAAAGAATTACTGCTTTTGCTGAAGAGAAGTTTCAAAGAGATGGCATTGATTTGAAAACCGGTTCAATGGTTGTAAAAGTTACCGACAAGGAACTCTCTACTAAAGTAATGGCAACCGGTGAAAATAAATCTATCCCATATGGAATGGTTGTCTGGGCAACTGGGATTGGAACTCGCCCTGTCGTAATGGATTTTATGAAGCAAATTGGTCAG GGTAGTAGGCGTGTTTTAGCGACTGATGAGTGGCTGAGGGTGGATGGATGTGATAGCATATATGCACTAGGGGATTGTGCCACAATAAATCAACGTAGAATCATG GAAGACATTATGGCGATATTTAACAAGGCAGACAAAAACAAAACTGGTACGCTGACTGTGGCAGACTTCCAAGATGTCATAGGCGACATATGTGAAAGGTATCCTCAAGTGGAGATATATTTGAAGAGGAAGCAGTTGAAAAATTTTGTCCATTTACTGAAAGATTACCAAGGGAATGCCCAAAAGGAAATCATTGATATTGAACTATTCAAAGCAGCTCTTTCTGAAGTGGATACACAAATGAAAAACCTTCCAGCAACAGCACag GTCGCTGCCCAACAAGGACTTTACCTGGCCAACTGTTTCAACCGCATGGAAGAGGCTGAAAAGAATCCTGAAGGTCCTCTAAGGTTCAGGGCAACCGGTCGCCATCGTTTTCACCCATTCAG GTACAAGCATCTTGGGCAATTCGCTCCGCTAGGCGGAGAACAAACTGCAGCTCAACTTCCCGGGGACTGGGTTTCAATTGGCCATAGCACCCAGTGGCTTTGGTATTCAGTGTATGCAAG CAAACAAGTCAGCTGGCGCACAAGGATGCTAGTGGTATCCGACTGGATAAAACGATTTGTTTTTGGAAGGGATTCTAGCCGAATATGA
- the LOC127791656 gene encoding LOW QUALITY PROTEIN: pentatricopeptide repeat-containing protein At1g11900 (The sequence of the model RefSeq protein was modified relative to this genomic sequence to represent the inferred CDS: inserted 2 bases in 2 codons; deleted 4 bases in 3 codons; substituted 1 base at 1 genomic stop codon), protein MRRVLVNHNCRRGRRNPSVLKVLCQDYQKREKANHQRERRVSYRCVLQMKKTEESLPLPKTVSLSPMVSQTQSGSKCTNFSAKPIFPASKWFRQVLQCKSRSRISSFEHQVFSVSRNRRANRRKVWSLLQFGNQLCSTELIHNDQDLIPNFISSILPGFSWTWPFLHTLNNFIGSYQSVATQAFPSEDELADDLNQILSSFYIEGSPSSTRDICTTYIEKLCITGNVTMAARLLQSLHEKGILAXNAYNHLLAAAGEANDGSFLSQVFKDLLLSXGTISSASHFNLAKAFKNTTDVILFFGFIKEISELIFPRSTTVINRTIYTFAECGQIDKALLIFDHIENLKCEPDLVTYNIILGILGGLGLAGEMLQEFASMQEANIIPDIISYNTLLINGLSKMGRLNISLVVFKETKERGLEPDLQTYTALIGSFGRAGKIXESLRLFNEMKSYHIRPSVYIYRSIIGKLKRTEKSELAMDLLEEMNACLSYLVGPKNFRWKDR, encoded by the exons ATGAGAAGAGTTTTAGTTAACCACAACTGCCGCCGGGGAAGGAGGAATCCTTCAGTCCTAAAGGTCCTCTGCCAAGATTaccaaaaaagagaaaaggccAACCACCAAAGAGAGAGACGGGTTTCCTACCGTTGTGTGCTGCAGATGAAGAAGACAGAAGAATCCTTGCCATTACCGAAGACAGTTTCGCTGTCGCCGATGGTTTCACAGACCCAAAGTGGTTCAAAGTGTACAAATTTCTCGGCGAAACCGATATTCCCTGCTTCAAAGTGGttcaggcaagttcttcaaTGCAAATCCAGATCGCGGATTTCGAGTTTTGAGCACCAGGTGTTCTCCGTTAGCCGGAATCGTCGAGCAAATAGGCGGAAAGTATGGTCACTACTG CAGTTTGGAAATCAGTTATGTTCTACTGAGCTTATTCATAATGACCAAGATTTAATACCGAACTTCATTTCATCCATCCTACCTGGGTTCTCTTGGACTTGGCCATTTCTTCACACACTGAATAATTTCATCGGCAGTTATCAATCAGTAGCCACACAAGCCTTTCCTTCTGAGGACGAGTTAGCTGATGATTTGAATCAAATCCTTTCTAGTTTCTAT ATAGAGGGTTCTCCAAGCTCCACCAGGGACATCTGTACTACTTACATTGAGAAGCTATGTATAACAGGAAATGTGACAATGGCTGCAAGGCTACTCCAGTCCTTACATGAGAAAGGCATCTTAG TTAATGCATATAATCACCTTTTGGCAGCAGCAGGTGAAGCAAATGATGGTAGTTTTCTTTCTCAGGTCTTCAAGGATCTATTGTTGT AAGGAACCATAAGTTCAGCTTCTCATTTTAACCTTGCCAAGGCTTTTAAGAATACAACAGATGTCATCTTGTTCTTCGGGTTCATCAAAGAAATATCAGAGCTGATCTTTCCGAGAAGTACAACTGTTATAAATAGAACTATCTATACTTTTGCTGAATGTGGGCAGATTGATAAGGCACTGCTGATATTTGACCATATAGAGAATCTAAAATGCGAACCAGATTTGGTTACATATAATATCATTTTGGGAATCTTGGGTGGGCTGGGTCTTGCAGGT GAAATGCTTCAAGAGTTTGCCTCCATGCAAGAGGCCAATATTATCCCAGatattatttcttataataCTTTA TTAATAAACGGATTATCTAAGATGGGAAGATTAAATATCAGCTTGGTAGTTTTCAAAGAAACGAAAGAGAGAGGACTAGAACCAGACTTGCAAACCTACACGGCATTAATTGGGAGCTTTGGTCGAGCTGGGAAAATTTAGGAATCATTGAGACTCTTTAATGAGATGAAGAGCTATCATATCCGGCCATCTGTCTACATTTACAGATCTATAATTGGTAAGCTAAAGAGGACAGAGAAATCAGAGTTGGCAATGGATCTTTTGGAGGAGATGAATGCATGTCTTTCATATCTTGTTGGTCCTAAGAATTTCAGATGGAAAGACAGATAG